A part of Oncorhynchus gorbuscha isolate QuinsamMale2020 ecotype Even-year linkage group LG09, OgorEven_v1.0, whole genome shotgun sequence genomic DNA contains:
- the si:ch211-195b13.1 gene encoding STKc_SGK domain-containing protein isoform X1: MAVTKAPCDLSYCKMRGIVSVLTAFIKERKIGLNDFISRLVSNPHMCQHSEVDFLKIDENQNEKLDNAELLNPMLLTSPRSSLAEELAIKPCDFDYLKIIGKGSFGKVLLARHRESNEYYAVKVLQKKIILKKKEQKHIMAERSVLMKNIKHPFLVGLHYSFQTTDKLYFVLDYVNGGELFYHLQRERVFLEPRARFYAAEIASALGYLHSLHIVYRDLKPENILLDSAGHIVLTDFGLCKEGLAPTGTTSTFCGTPEYLAPEVLQKQAYDRTVDWWCLGSVLYEMLYGLPPFYSRNTAEMYNNILNKPLVLKPNVSNAGRELLEGLLQKDRTKRLGVKDDFMELKFHTFFSPINWDDLMARNITPPYIPSVSGPTDLRHFDPEFTHLPVTSSLCNTDGLLVTSSIKEAAGAFPGFSYGPADSFM; this comes from the exons ATGGCTGTTACCAAGGCTCCATGTGACTTGTCTTATTGCAAAATGAGAGGAATTGTGTCAGTCCTCACTG CTTTCATCAAGGAGAGGAAAATTGGACTTAACGACTTCATATCGAGGCTGGTGTCAAACCCacatatgtgtcaaca CTCTGAAGTTGACTTCCTCAAGATCGATGAGAACCAGAATGAGAAGCTGGACAATGCTGAGCTCTTAAATCCG ATGCTACTGACCTCCCCCAGAAGCTCACTAGCTGAAGAGCTGGCGATCAAACCATGTGATTTCGACTACCTGAAAATCATTGGCAAAGGGAGCTTTGGGAAGGTGCTGCTGGCTCGACACAGGGAGAGCAACGAGTATTACGCCGTCAAGGTTCTACAGAAGAAAATCATCCTGAAGAAGAAAGAA CAAAAGCATATAATGGCGGAACGAAGTGTCCTGATGAAGAATATCAAACATCCTTTCCTGGTGGGGCTGCACTATTCCTTCCAGACTACTGACAAGCTGTACTTTGTGCTTGACTACGTGaatggaggagagctgttctatcatctacagagagagagggtgttccTAGAACCCAGAGCCAGGTTCTACGCTGCAGAGATCGCCAGTGCTCTGGGATACCTCCATTCCCTGCATATTGTTTACAG AGATCTGAAGCCTGAGAATATCCTGCTAGACTCTGCGGGCCACATCGTCCTGACAGACTTTGGCCTTTGCAAAGAGGGCCTTGCACCCACTGGGACCACCAGCACCTTCTGTGGAACCCCGGAGTACCTGGCCCCCGAGGTGCTGCAGAAGCAGGCATACGACCGAACCGTGGATTGGTGGTGCCTGGGATCCGTGCTTTACGAGATGCTCTATGGACTG CCCCCCTTCTACAGCCGCAACACAGCTGAGATGTACAACAATATCCTGAACAAGCCTCTCGTACTGAAGCCCAACGTGTCCAACGCAGGCAGAGAACTGTTGGAGGGGCTCCTGCAAAAGGACCGCACTAAGAGGCTGGGAGTGAAAGATGATTTT ATGGAACTGAAGTTCCACACCTTCTTTTCACCCATCAACTGGGATGACCTGATGGCAAGGAACATCACACCACCCTACATTCCCTCAGTG AGCGGGCCTACGGACCTCAGGCACTTTGACCCAGAGTTCACCCACCTCCCTGTGACCTCATCTCTGTGCAACACGGACGGCCTGCTGGTGACTAGCAGCATCAAGGAGGCAGCTGGAGCCTTCCCAGGCTTCTCCTATGGACCCGCTGACAGCTTCATGTGA
- the si:ch211-195b13.1 gene encoding STKc_SGK domain-containing protein isoform X2 has translation MKTGKKSFIAFIKERKIGLNDFISRLVSNPHMCQHSEVDFLKIDENQNEKLDNAELLNPMLLTSPRSSLAEELAIKPCDFDYLKIIGKGSFGKVLLARHRESNEYYAVKVLQKKIILKKKEQKHIMAERSVLMKNIKHPFLVGLHYSFQTTDKLYFVLDYVNGGELFYHLQRERVFLEPRARFYAAEIASALGYLHSLHIVYRDLKPENILLDSAGHIVLTDFGLCKEGLAPTGTTSTFCGTPEYLAPEVLQKQAYDRTVDWWCLGSVLYEMLYGLPPFYSRNTAEMYNNILNKPLVLKPNVSNAGRELLEGLLQKDRTKRLGVKDDFMELKFHTFFSPINWDDLMARNITPPYIPSVSGPTDLRHFDPEFTHLPVTSSLCNTDGLLVTSSIKEAAGAFPGFSYGPADSFM, from the exons CTTTCATCAAGGAGAGGAAAATTGGACTTAACGACTTCATATCGAGGCTGGTGTCAAACCCacatatgtgtcaaca CTCTGAAGTTGACTTCCTCAAGATCGATGAGAACCAGAATGAGAAGCTGGACAATGCTGAGCTCTTAAATCCG ATGCTACTGACCTCCCCCAGAAGCTCACTAGCTGAAGAGCTGGCGATCAAACCATGTGATTTCGACTACCTGAAAATCATTGGCAAAGGGAGCTTTGGGAAGGTGCTGCTGGCTCGACACAGGGAGAGCAACGAGTATTACGCCGTCAAGGTTCTACAGAAGAAAATCATCCTGAAGAAGAAAGAA CAAAAGCATATAATGGCGGAACGAAGTGTCCTGATGAAGAATATCAAACATCCTTTCCTGGTGGGGCTGCACTATTCCTTCCAGACTACTGACAAGCTGTACTTTGTGCTTGACTACGTGaatggaggagagctgttctatcatctacagagagagagggtgttccTAGAACCCAGAGCCAGGTTCTACGCTGCAGAGATCGCCAGTGCTCTGGGATACCTCCATTCCCTGCATATTGTTTACAG AGATCTGAAGCCTGAGAATATCCTGCTAGACTCTGCGGGCCACATCGTCCTGACAGACTTTGGCCTTTGCAAAGAGGGCCTTGCACCCACTGGGACCACCAGCACCTTCTGTGGAACCCCGGAGTACCTGGCCCCCGAGGTGCTGCAGAAGCAGGCATACGACCGAACCGTGGATTGGTGGTGCCTGGGATCCGTGCTTTACGAGATGCTCTATGGACTG CCCCCCTTCTACAGCCGCAACACAGCTGAGATGTACAACAATATCCTGAACAAGCCTCTCGTACTGAAGCCCAACGTGTCCAACGCAGGCAGAGAACTGTTGGAGGGGCTCCTGCAAAAGGACCGCACTAAGAGGCTGGGAGTGAAAGATGATTTT ATGGAACTGAAGTTCCACACCTTCTTTTCACCCATCAACTGGGATGACCTGATGGCAAGGAACATCACACCACCCTACATTCCCTCAGTG AGCGGGCCTACGGACCTCAGGCACTTTGACCCAGAGTTCACCCACCTCCCTGTGACCTCATCTCTGTGCAACACGGACGGCCTGCTGGTGACTAGCAGCATCAAGGAGGCAGCTGGAGCCTTCCCAGGCTTCTCCTATGGACCCGCTGACAGCTTCATGTGA
- the LOC124043319 gene encoding eyes absent homolog 3-like isoform X1, whose translation MSGGRGSADMDDLQDLPELPIKKARHELNVGLDKEPRGLGGDDQSPPTLLGSGDQDDSFSSLSNAQLDGGSRDQSGSDRGGAGPQACDESMNPYTHTAVTCKELTMTTASEYNSHIYHGSSPAVTSYSSQVAFPPLTQSTVYTAFPQAGQTYGLPPFGAMWPGVKTETGLPDAVPSVGQPGFLSFSSAYTSTQPGQVHYSYPSQGSSFTTSSVYTNIPSATTATPTVTHQEFSSYNSLGQAQFPQYYAPPPSYLLAGQPNSEGNGSSVGVAGYPAIKTEGSASAGLPSTTDASPRENLPTGVALPAGVALPTGARDQDEAGRRNPAGKAKGKAKKSDSNQPTDNDLERIFLWDLDETIIIFHSLLTGSFAQKFGKDPATVLNLGLQMEELIFELADTHLFFNDLEECDQVHVEDMASDDNGQDLSTYNFLADGFNGPSGGGAPGATTAVQGGVEWMRKLAFRYRRLKDLYNGYKCNVGGLLSPMKRELLLRLQSEMENVTDAWLSTALKSLLLIQSRSAQGKCMNVLVTTTQLVPALAKVLLYGLGDVFPIENIYSATKIGKESCFERIVSRFGKKVTYVVVGDGRDEEFAAKQHNMPFWRISTHGDLVSLHQALELDFL comes from the exons ATGTCAGGAGGACGTGGCTCAGCAGACATGGATGACTTGCAGGACCTGCCTGAACTGCCG ATCAAGAAGGCAAGGCATGAGCTCAACGTTGGACTGGATAAAGAGCCACG GGGATTGGGTGGTGATGACCAGAGCCCCCCTACTCTCTTGGGCTCAGGAGATCAGGACGACTCCTTCTCCTCCTTGTCTAATGCCCAGCTTGATGGAG GGAGCAGGGACCAGTCTGGTTCAGACAGAGGAGGAGCAGGGCCTCAGGCTTGTGATGAGTCCATgaacccctacacacacactg CGGTGACCTGCAAAGAGCTCACCATGACAACAGCCTCTGAATATAACTCCCACATCTACCATGGAAGCAG cccagccgTCACGTCGTACAGCAGCCAGGTGGCCTTCCCTCCTCTGACCCAGTCCACTGTGTACACCGCCTTCCCCCAGGCAGGACAGACCTACGGCCTCCCACCATTCG GTGCTATGTGGCCAGGCGTTAAGACAGAGACAGGGCTGCCTGATGCAGTGCCTTCTGTTGGCCAGCCTGGGTTTCTCAGCTTCAGCTCTGCATATACCTCAACCCAGCCAGGCCAGGTGCACTATTCATACCCCAGCCAAG GCTCCAGTTTCACTACATCCAGTGTGTACACTAACATCCCCTCAGCTACCACGGCTACACCTACAGTGACTCACCAG GAGTTCAGCAGCTATAATTCTCTGGGCCAGGCCCAGTTCCCTCAGTACTACGCCCCGCCTCCTAGCTACTTGCTCGCCGGCCAGCCCAATAGCGAAGGGAATGGATCCAGTGTGGGTGTGGCTGGCTATCCAGCCATCAAGACGGAGGGCAGTGCCTCCGCTGGACTGCCCAGCACTACAG ACGCATCTCCACGTGAGAACCTCCCGACCGGAGTGGCCCTCCCGGCAGGCGTGGCTCTCCCCACGGGGGCCCGGGACCAGgatgaggcagggaggaggaACCCTGCTGGCAAGGCCAAGGGGAAGGCCAAGAAATCAGACAGCAACCAGCCCACTGACAACGACCTTGAG AGAATCTTTCTCTGGGATCTGGATGAGACGATCATCATTTTCCACTCTCTGCTCACCGGCTCCTTCGCTCAGAAGTTTGGCAAG GACCCTGCCACAGTACTGAACCTGGGTCTTCAGATGGAGGAGCTGATCTTTGAGCTGGCAGACACACACCTGTTTTTCAATGACCTGGAGGAGTGTGACCAGGTCCATGTTGAAGACATGGCTTCTGATGACAATGGACAGGATCTGAG cACCTATAACTTCCTGGCGGATGGCTTCAACGGCCCCAGTGGTGGAGGGGCCCCAGGGGCCACTACTgcagtccagggtggagtggagtggaTGAGGAAACTGGCCTTCCGCTACCGCCGTCTAAAGGACCTCTACAACGGATACAAATGCAATGTGGGAG gcCTGCTGAGTCCCATGAAGAGGGAACTGCTCCTTCGACTGCAGTCTGAGATGGAAAATGTGACGGACGCCTGGCTCAGTACGGCACTCAAATCCTTGCTGCTCATCCAGTCCAGGTCAGCACA AGGTAAGTGTATGAATGTCCTGGTGACGACCACCCAGCTGGTGCCTGCTCTGGCCAAGGTGCTGCTCTACGGCCTGGGGGACGTCTTCCCCATAGAGAACATCTACAGTGCCACCAAGATAG GGAAAGAGAGCTGTTTTGAGCGCATTGTCTCTCGCTTTGGGAAGAAGGTGACCTATGTGGTGGTAGGAGATGGCCGTGATGAGGAATTTGCAGCAAAACAG CACAACATGCCTTTCTGGCGTATCTCCACCCACGGGGACCTAGTATCCCTGCACCAAGCTCTGGAGCTAGACTTCTTGTAG
- the LOC124043319 gene encoding eyes absent homolog 3-like isoform X2 codes for MSGGRGSADMDDLQDLPELPIKKARHELNVGLDKEPRGLGGDDQSPPTLLGSGDQDDSFSSLSNAQLDGGSRDQSGSDRGGAGPQACDESMNPYTHTAVTCKELTMTTASEYNSHIYHGSSPAVTSYSSQVAFPPLTQSTVYTAFPQAGQTYGLPPFGAMWPGVKTETGLPDAVPSVGQPGFLSFSSAYTSTQPGQVHYSYPSQGSSFTTSSVYTNIPSATTATPTVTHQEFSSYNSLGQAQFPQYYAPPPSYLLAGQPNSEGNGSSVGVAGYPAIKTEGSASAGLPSTTDASPRENLPTGVALPAGVALPTGARDQDEAGRRNPAGKAKGKAKKSDSNQPTDNDLERIFLWDLDETIIIFHSLLTGSFAQKFGKDPATVLNLGLQMEELIFELADTHLFFNDLEECDQVHVEDMASDDNGQDLSTYNFLADGFNGPSGGGAPGATTAVQGGVEWMRKLAFRYRRLKDLYNGYKCNVGGLLSPMKRELLLRLQSEMENVTDAWLSTALKSLLLIQSRGKCMNVLVTTTQLVPALAKVLLYGLGDVFPIENIYSATKIGKESCFERIVSRFGKKVTYVVVGDGRDEEFAAKQHNMPFWRISTHGDLVSLHQALELDFL; via the exons ATGTCAGGAGGACGTGGCTCAGCAGACATGGATGACTTGCAGGACCTGCCTGAACTGCCG ATCAAGAAGGCAAGGCATGAGCTCAACGTTGGACTGGATAAAGAGCCACG GGGATTGGGTGGTGATGACCAGAGCCCCCCTACTCTCTTGGGCTCAGGAGATCAGGACGACTCCTTCTCCTCCTTGTCTAATGCCCAGCTTGATGGAG GGAGCAGGGACCAGTCTGGTTCAGACAGAGGAGGAGCAGGGCCTCAGGCTTGTGATGAGTCCATgaacccctacacacacactg CGGTGACCTGCAAAGAGCTCACCATGACAACAGCCTCTGAATATAACTCCCACATCTACCATGGAAGCAG cccagccgTCACGTCGTACAGCAGCCAGGTGGCCTTCCCTCCTCTGACCCAGTCCACTGTGTACACCGCCTTCCCCCAGGCAGGACAGACCTACGGCCTCCCACCATTCG GTGCTATGTGGCCAGGCGTTAAGACAGAGACAGGGCTGCCTGATGCAGTGCCTTCTGTTGGCCAGCCTGGGTTTCTCAGCTTCAGCTCTGCATATACCTCAACCCAGCCAGGCCAGGTGCACTATTCATACCCCAGCCAAG GCTCCAGTTTCACTACATCCAGTGTGTACACTAACATCCCCTCAGCTACCACGGCTACACCTACAGTGACTCACCAG GAGTTCAGCAGCTATAATTCTCTGGGCCAGGCCCAGTTCCCTCAGTACTACGCCCCGCCTCCTAGCTACTTGCTCGCCGGCCAGCCCAATAGCGAAGGGAATGGATCCAGTGTGGGTGTGGCTGGCTATCCAGCCATCAAGACGGAGGGCAGTGCCTCCGCTGGACTGCCCAGCACTACAG ACGCATCTCCACGTGAGAACCTCCCGACCGGAGTGGCCCTCCCGGCAGGCGTGGCTCTCCCCACGGGGGCCCGGGACCAGgatgaggcagggaggaggaACCCTGCTGGCAAGGCCAAGGGGAAGGCCAAGAAATCAGACAGCAACCAGCCCACTGACAACGACCTTGAG AGAATCTTTCTCTGGGATCTGGATGAGACGATCATCATTTTCCACTCTCTGCTCACCGGCTCCTTCGCTCAGAAGTTTGGCAAG GACCCTGCCACAGTACTGAACCTGGGTCTTCAGATGGAGGAGCTGATCTTTGAGCTGGCAGACACACACCTGTTTTTCAATGACCTGGAGGAGTGTGACCAGGTCCATGTTGAAGACATGGCTTCTGATGACAATGGACAGGATCTGAG cACCTATAACTTCCTGGCGGATGGCTTCAACGGCCCCAGTGGTGGAGGGGCCCCAGGGGCCACTACTgcagtccagggtggagtggagtggaTGAGGAAACTGGCCTTCCGCTACCGCCGTCTAAAGGACCTCTACAACGGATACAAATGCAATGTGGGAG gcCTGCTGAGTCCCATGAAGAGGGAACTGCTCCTTCGACTGCAGTCTGAGATGGAAAATGTGACGGACGCCTGGCTCAGTACGGCACTCAAATCCTTGCTGCTCATCCAGTCCAG AGGTAAGTGTATGAATGTCCTGGTGACGACCACCCAGCTGGTGCCTGCTCTGGCCAAGGTGCTGCTCTACGGCCTGGGGGACGTCTTCCCCATAGAGAACATCTACAGTGCCACCAAGATAG GGAAAGAGAGCTGTTTTGAGCGCATTGTCTCTCGCTTTGGGAAGAAGGTGACCTATGTGGTGGTAGGAGATGGCCGTGATGAGGAATTTGCAGCAAAACAG CACAACATGCCTTTCTGGCGTATCTCCACCCACGGGGACCTAGTATCCCTGCACCAAGCTCTGGAGCTAGACTTCTTGTAG
- the LOC124043319 gene encoding eyes absent homolog 3-like isoform X3 → MSGGRGSADMDDLQDLPELPIKKARHELNVGLDKEPRGLGGDDQSPPTLLGSGDQDDSFSSLSNAQLDGGSRDQSGSDRGGAGPQACDESMNPYTHTAVTCKELTMTTASEYNSHIYHGSSPAVTSYSSQVAFPPLTQSTVYTAFPQAGQTYGLPPFGSSFTTSSVYTNIPSATTATPTVTHQEFSSYNSLGQAQFPQYYAPPPSYLLAGQPNSEGNGSSVGVAGYPAIKTEGSASAGLPSTTDASPRENLPTGVALPAGVALPTGARDQDEAGRRNPAGKAKGKAKKSDSNQPTDNDLERIFLWDLDETIIIFHSLLTGSFAQKFGKDPATVLNLGLQMEELIFELADTHLFFNDLEECDQVHVEDMASDDNGQDLSTYNFLADGFNGPSGGGAPGATTAVQGGVEWMRKLAFRYRRLKDLYNGYKCNVGGLLSPMKRELLLRLQSEMENVTDAWLSTALKSLLLIQSRSAQGKCMNVLVTTTQLVPALAKVLLYGLGDVFPIENIYSATKIGKESCFERIVSRFGKKVTYVVVGDGRDEEFAAKQHNMPFWRISTHGDLVSLHQALELDFL, encoded by the exons ATGTCAGGAGGACGTGGCTCAGCAGACATGGATGACTTGCAGGACCTGCCTGAACTGCCG ATCAAGAAGGCAAGGCATGAGCTCAACGTTGGACTGGATAAAGAGCCACG GGGATTGGGTGGTGATGACCAGAGCCCCCCTACTCTCTTGGGCTCAGGAGATCAGGACGACTCCTTCTCCTCCTTGTCTAATGCCCAGCTTGATGGAG GGAGCAGGGACCAGTCTGGTTCAGACAGAGGAGGAGCAGGGCCTCAGGCTTGTGATGAGTCCATgaacccctacacacacactg CGGTGACCTGCAAAGAGCTCACCATGACAACAGCCTCTGAATATAACTCCCACATCTACCATGGAAGCAG cccagccgTCACGTCGTACAGCAGCCAGGTGGCCTTCCCTCCTCTGACCCAGTCCACTGTGTACACCGCCTTCCCCCAGGCAGGACAGACCTACGGCCTCCCACCATTCG GCTCCAGTTTCACTACATCCAGTGTGTACACTAACATCCCCTCAGCTACCACGGCTACACCTACAGTGACTCACCAG GAGTTCAGCAGCTATAATTCTCTGGGCCAGGCCCAGTTCCCTCAGTACTACGCCCCGCCTCCTAGCTACTTGCTCGCCGGCCAGCCCAATAGCGAAGGGAATGGATCCAGTGTGGGTGTGGCTGGCTATCCAGCCATCAAGACGGAGGGCAGTGCCTCCGCTGGACTGCCCAGCACTACAG ACGCATCTCCACGTGAGAACCTCCCGACCGGAGTGGCCCTCCCGGCAGGCGTGGCTCTCCCCACGGGGGCCCGGGACCAGgatgaggcagggaggaggaACCCTGCTGGCAAGGCCAAGGGGAAGGCCAAGAAATCAGACAGCAACCAGCCCACTGACAACGACCTTGAG AGAATCTTTCTCTGGGATCTGGATGAGACGATCATCATTTTCCACTCTCTGCTCACCGGCTCCTTCGCTCAGAAGTTTGGCAAG GACCCTGCCACAGTACTGAACCTGGGTCTTCAGATGGAGGAGCTGATCTTTGAGCTGGCAGACACACACCTGTTTTTCAATGACCTGGAGGAGTGTGACCAGGTCCATGTTGAAGACATGGCTTCTGATGACAATGGACAGGATCTGAG cACCTATAACTTCCTGGCGGATGGCTTCAACGGCCCCAGTGGTGGAGGGGCCCCAGGGGCCACTACTgcagtccagggtggagtggagtggaTGAGGAAACTGGCCTTCCGCTACCGCCGTCTAAAGGACCTCTACAACGGATACAAATGCAATGTGGGAG gcCTGCTGAGTCCCATGAAGAGGGAACTGCTCCTTCGACTGCAGTCTGAGATGGAAAATGTGACGGACGCCTGGCTCAGTACGGCACTCAAATCCTTGCTGCTCATCCAGTCCAGGTCAGCACA AGGTAAGTGTATGAATGTCCTGGTGACGACCACCCAGCTGGTGCCTGCTCTGGCCAAGGTGCTGCTCTACGGCCTGGGGGACGTCTTCCCCATAGAGAACATCTACAGTGCCACCAAGATAG GGAAAGAGAGCTGTTTTGAGCGCATTGTCTCTCGCTTTGGGAAGAAGGTGACCTATGTGGTGGTAGGAGATGGCCGTGATGAGGAATTTGCAGCAAAACAG CACAACATGCCTTTCTGGCGTATCTCCACCCACGGGGACCTAGTATCCCTGCACCAAGCTCTGGAGCTAGACTTCTTGTAG